Proteins encoded by one window of Dialister pneumosintes:
- a CDS encoding DHH family phosphoesterase, whose protein sequence is MIHTENKAKRIDKKETFAFLKKHQKFLLIGHIHPDGDDVGSMCALHNVLISMGKEADMVLDDPIPERFQFIETSKRILHAVPEEQSYDAVIFTDLANFERAGNLAIPLDIPSLCIDHHISNEGYTDYLYLRADYAATAELLAEIFFDENILLDKDTCNALYLALGTDSGFFKFSCTTSHTLLMASRLVECGADPAYISNHLDITTENGMKTYKRVLDTLHFAVAGKIGIAYMDKESMALDGINSDFYVSIPRKVEGVEVALLLKYQEENVTRISLRSREYVNVSQVAQHFGGGGHIRASGCTINLSIKEAESELLKEVVKYL, encoded by the coding sequence ATGATACACACAGAGAACAAGGCGAAGAGGATTGATAAGAAAGAAACTTTTGCATTTTTAAAAAAACATCAAAAATTTCTTCTTATTGGGCATATTCATCCAGATGGAGATGATGTAGGATCTATGTGTGCGTTGCATAATGTACTTATCTCCATGGGAAAAGAAGCGGATATGGTATTAGATGACCCTATACCGGAAAGATTTCAGTTTATTGAAACTTCAAAACGTATCTTACATGCAGTGCCCGAAGAACAATCTTATGATGCAGTAATTTTTACTGATTTGGCTAATTTTGAAAGAGCAGGGAATTTAGCTATACCTTTAGATATTCCCAGTTTATGTATTGATCATCACATTTCTAATGAAGGATATACAGACTATTTGTATCTTCGTGCAGATTATGCAGCAACAGCAGAGCTTCTAGCAGAAATATTTTTTGATGAAAATATTTTGCTCGATAAAGATACCTGTAATGCATTATATTTAGCATTAGGTACAGATAGCGGATTCTTTAAATTTAGTTGTACTACTTCTCATACTTTGCTTATGGCCAGTCGTTTAGTGGAATGTGGGGCAGATCCTGCTTATATTTCTAACCATTTAGATATTACAACTGAAAATGGGATGAAAACTTATAAGCGGGTACTTGATACCTTGCATTTTGCCGTGGCAGGAAAAATCGGAATTGCTTATATGGATAAAGAATCTATGGCACTTGATGGGATTAATTCAGACTTTTATGTAAGTATCCCGAGAAAAGTAGAGGGAGTTGAAGTGGCGCTACTATTAAAATATCAAGAAGAAAATGTAACTCGTATTTCTTTGCGTTCCAGAGAATATGTTAATGTATCTCAGGTGGCACAACATTTTGGTGGTGGTGGACACATAAGAGCTTCCGGATGTACGATAAATTTATCGATTAAAGAAGCAGAATCTGAATTGTTGAAAGAAGTGGTGAAATATTTATAA
- the coaE gene encoding dephospho-CoA kinase (Dephospho-CoA kinase (CoaE) performs the final step in coenzyme A biosynthesis.), with product MFIIGLTGGIGTGKSIVSNYMQTLQIPVIDADKITREIQEQDRSLLCQLSQIFGKCILNEKGTLNRAILSEIVFSDENKLAQLNRVMHPAIWRQIEKLLKKYMEQEVPLVVLDIPLLIEVGWHHYVDSVWVVSIPLQLQIARVVERDRIDKEQALLRIKQQMSTREKQLYADVVIDNSQTMEKTQQQVDEELEKIPGFTWGK from the coding sequence ATGTTTATCATTGGACTCACCGGTGGCATCGGTACAGGGAAAAGTATAGTATCCAATTATATGCAAACACTTCAAATACCGGTTATTGATGCAGATAAAATTACACGAGAGATTCAAGAGCAGGACCGTTCTTTGTTATGCCAGCTGAGCCAGATATTTGGAAAATGTATTTTAAACGAGAAAGGAACTCTTAATCGGGCTATTTTATCAGAAATAGTGTTTTCTGATGAGAATAAGTTAGCACAATTGAATCGGGTGATGCATCCGGCTATTTGGCGACAAATAGAAAAATTATTAAAAAAATATATGGAACAGGAAGTACCACTTGTCGTGTTAGATATACCACTTCTTATTGAAGTTGGATGGCATCATTATGTGGATTCCGTATGGGTTGTTTCTATTCCTTTACAATTACAAATTGCCCGAGTTGTAGAACGAGATCGTATTGATAAAGAACAAGCACTTCTTCGCATTAAACAACAAATGTCTACAAGAGAAAAACAATTATATGCAGATGTAGTAATAGACAACTCACAAACTATGGAAAAGACACAACAACAAGTTGATGAAGAATTAGAGAAAATACCGGGGTTTACATGGGGAAAGTAG
- the rbfA gene encoding 30S ribosome-binding factor RbfA — protein MSELRIRKMQEFIKQEVSSMLLREVKDPRLGFVTVTGVHLTGDLREATVYVSLFGSEKEKKESMTALEMATGFIRRELGKRLKIYYTPQISFEQDTSLDYGMHIEGLIKQIHKDDEAKKYDTHREQGEED, from the coding sequence ATGTCAGAACTTAGAATACGTAAAATGCAAGAATTTATAAAACAAGAAGTGAGTTCTATGCTTCTTCGAGAAGTTAAAGATCCACGACTTGGTTTTGTAACAGTTACGGGTGTTCATTTAACAGGTGATCTTAGAGAGGCTACCGTATATGTAAGTTTATTCGGTAGCGAAAAAGAAAAGAAAGAGTCAATGACAGCTCTCGAAATGGCTACCGGATTTATTCGTAGAGAATTAGGTAAGAGACTTAAGATTTATTACACGCCTCAAATATCTTTTGAACAAGATACTTCTCTCGATTATGGTATGCATATTGAAGGGTTGATTAAGCAAATTCATAAAGATGATGAGGCAAAAAAGTATGATACACACAGAGAACAAGGCGAAGAGGATTGA
- a CDS encoding L7Ae/L30e/S12e/Gadd45 family ribosomal protein: protein MDNKIYGLIGICMKAGKVLSGSEQVESGIKKQKAFLLILATDSSEKTLKRYIEAAEKYHLPYRIWGTKIELGQSLGKSIRTAVLITDKGLASALLKKLEPVL, encoded by the coding sequence ATGGATAATAAAATATATGGATTGATTGGAATTTGTATGAAAGCCGGCAAAGTATTATCTGGTAGTGAGCAGGTAGAATCAGGAATAAAAAAACAAAAGGCATTTTTGTTAATTCTGGCTACGGATAGTTCAGAAAAGACTCTAAAAAGATATATCGAAGCGGCAGAAAAATATCATCTTCCATATCGAATCTGGGGAACAAAAATAGAATTGGGGCAATCCTTAGGAAAAAGTATAAGGACAGCTGTTCTTATTACTGACAAAGGATTAGCAAGTGCTCTTTTGAAGAAATTAGAACCGGTCTTATAG
- the rimP gene encoding ribosome maturation factor RimP — protein sequence MARKEIEKAVETLLENSLAEQNVELVDVEYVRERDWILRIFIDKDGGVDLNDCQRISELAGTILDKKDFISGNYLLEVSSPGIDRVLKKDKDFIKYAGSEVDVKCYSPLDDRKELKAFTAELRGLTEDGKIKLIYNEEELIVDKDKISQMRLHFSF from the coding sequence ATGGCGCGAAAAGAAATTGAGAAGGCTGTGGAAACTTTATTGGAAAACAGTCTTGCGGAGCAAAATGTGGAGCTTGTAGATGTTGAATATGTGAGAGAAAGAGATTGGATTTTACGTATTTTTATTGATAAAGATGGTGGTGTAGATCTTAATGATTGCCAACGGATTAGTGAATTGGCAGGGACTATTTTAGATAAAAAAGATTTTATATCCGGAAATTATTTGTTAGAAGTATCTTCACCGGGGATTGATCGTGTACTTAAAAAAGATAAAGACTTTATCAAGTATGCCGGTAGTGAAGTGGATGTAAAGTGCTATTCACCATTAGACGATCGTAAAGAGTTAAAAGCTTTTACTGCCGAATTAAGAGGGCTTACTGAAGATGGTAAAATAAAGCTTATTTATAACGAAGAAGAACTTATAGTAGACAAAGATAAGATATCTCAAATGAGATTACACTTTTCTTTTTAA
- a CDS encoding divergent polysaccharide deacetylase family protein produces the protein MSYRKKRRISLRKKRKGNFLKLFIFLTAILLSVYYFWGTDSGVIPQVKDVVQSMDKNMEGSPMDSLVEPQLVNQQEVVEKARVPIEENDNNKKRINKTPVKLSGVKMAICIDDAGRDLETQSAYEELGVPITLAVMPNESYTREAAASWHAKGLPVIIHQPMESISGVGMEPIVLLTQMDENSIRKMIRESIRQIPEARGMNNHQGSKATADFRVMDIVMSEMASQNMFFFDSATNSVTEVAHAADMHGVLHARNNLFVDNSSDVDDICQMIREAADRAKKNGQIIIIGHCRPNTVTAFQKMIPQLQEEGIEFVSLSDLVQ, from the coding sequence ATGTCATATCGAAAAAAACGAAGAATTTCTTTAAGAAAAAAGAGGAAAGGGAATTTTCTAAAGCTATTTATTTTTTTAACAGCTATTCTGTTATCTGTCTATTATTTTTGGGGAACAGATTCCGGTGTTATACCTCAGGTAAAAGATGTGGTTCAAAGTATGGATAAAAACATGGAAGGATCTCCGATGGACTCTTTAGTTGAACCACAGCTCGTTAATCAACAAGAAGTAGTAGAGAAGGCTCGTGTGCCGATAGAAGAAAATGATAATAATAAAAAAAGGATAAACAAGACTCCTGTTAAATTATCAGGAGTTAAAATGGCTATTTGTATTGATGATGCAGGACGAGATTTGGAAACACAATCTGCTTATGAAGAGTTAGGAGTTCCTATTACATTAGCTGTTATGCCTAATGAATCCTATACAAGAGAAGCAGCAGCTTCTTGGCATGCAAAAGGTCTTCCTGTTATTATTCATCAACCTATGGAAAGTATAAGTGGAGTAGGAATGGAACCCATTGTGCTTTTAACGCAAATGGATGAAAATTCTATTCGAAAAATGATACGAGAATCTATTCGACAAATACCGGAAGCAAGGGGTATGAATAATCATCAAGGATCTAAAGCCACTGCTGATTTTAGAGTGATGGATATTGTTATGAGTGAAATGGCTTCACAAAATATGTTTTTCTTTGACAGTGCAACTAATTCTGTTACAGAGGTTGCACATGCAGCAGATATGCACGGAGTTCTTCATGCAAGAAATAATTTATTTGTAGATAACTCTTCTGATGTGGATGATATTTGTCAAATGATTCGGGAGGCTGCCGATAGGGCTAAAAAGAACGGACAAATTATTATTATTGGGCATTGCCGTCCGAATACTGTAACAGCATTTCAAAAAATGATACCACAGTTGCAAGAAGAAGGTATTGAATTCGTTTCTTTGTCAGACCTAGTGCAATAG
- the truB gene encoding tRNA pseudouridine(55) synthase TruB, producing MDGILNVLKPAGMTSFDVISFLRRTYKQKKIGHGGTLDPMAAGVLPVFMGKATRLIEYAPIHTKTYIAEFIMGFSTDTEDVMGNIISSGKPIENIKVWENACESFKGDILQVPSLYSAIKVRGQRAYDLARSGEFIELKPRPIHIYDISLLEVKVPFIRLQVTCSSGTYIRALGRDIGRYTGCPLSMSFLLRTNMGTFSINEAKTLEEIEQSPEKSLNKNLKEIFSDMKTISLSATMGKGFLTGKRLVIRKPDESVIAVYNNSTFLGIGEIKKGILHPRKVFGEL from the coding sequence ATGGACGGTATTCTTAATGTTCTAAAGCCCGCAGGCATGACATCTTTTGATGTAATTTCTTTTTTAAGACGGACTTATAAACAGAAGAAAATCGGTCATGGTGGCACTCTTGACCCGATGGCGGCAGGAGTGCTTCCTGTCTTTATGGGGAAAGCCACTCGATTGATTGAATATGCACCCATACATACGAAAACCTATATAGCAGAATTTATTATGGGTTTTTCTACAGATACTGAGGATGTTATGGGAAACATTATTTCCTCCGGAAAACCGATTGAAAATATAAAGGTTTGGGAAAATGCCTGTGAATCATTTAAGGGAGATATTTTACAAGTTCCATCCCTATATTCAGCTATAAAAGTAAGAGGTCAAAGAGCTTATGATTTAGCTCGAAGTGGTGAGTTTATAGAATTAAAACCTAGACCTATACATATTTATGATATTAGTTTATTAGAAGTAAAGGTACCATTTATTCGATTACAAGTTACTTGTTCTTCGGGGACTTATATCCGTGCATTAGGACGAGATATTGGTCGATATACCGGATGTCCTTTATCTATGTCATTCTTACTTAGAACAAATATGGGAACTTTTTCTATTAATGAAGCAAAAACATTAGAAGAGATTGAACAAAGTCCTGAAAAATCTTTAAATAAAAATTTAAAAGAGATATTTTCTGATATGAAAACAATATCTTTATCTGCAACGATGGGAAAAGGTTTTTTAACAGGGAAGAGACTTGTAATAAGAAAACCTGATGAATCGGTCATTGCTGTATATAATAACAGTACGTTTTTAGGGATTGGAGAGATAAAGAAAGGTATTCTGCATCCTAGGAAAGTATTTGGTGAGTTATGA
- the nusA gene encoding transcription termination factor NusA, which translates to MVQEKHNDELLQAVNALVKLKKVPENIVFDALEMVLLTAYKKEQGNGVKASISLDRETGKYKIYADKFVVADINPEDEDAINKITVEEAKKINPEYEEGAYIRIDVTPKDFGRTAAQTAKQVLIQKLREAERGSIFDEFSRREGDIITGTVKWSESKTIFVDLGRIEGILPSTEQIEGEFFEANQKIKCYILEVRKTTKGPEIILSRTHPGLLKRLFELEVPEIYSGTVEIKSVVREAGSRSKIAVCAMDPTIDSVGACVGPKGQRVQNIVNELHDEKIDIVRWDEDPAIYIANALSPSKVVSVSVWEEDKSSYVIVPDYQLSLAIGKAGQNARLAAKLTNWKIDIKSETQALEEGRISESISDENTGILSDIETIESFEGNV; encoded by the coding sequence GTGGTACAGGAAAAACACAATGATGAACTTTTGCAAGCGGTTAATGCATTGGTTAAGTTAAAAAAAGTTCCGGAAAATATAGTATTTGATGCATTAGAAATGGTGTTATTGACTGCTTATAAAAAAGAACAGGGAAATGGTGTAAAAGCTTCTATTTCTTTAGATAGAGAAACGGGGAAATATAAAATTTATGCGGATAAGTTTGTAGTAGCAGACATTAATCCGGAAGATGAAGATGCAATTAACAAAATTACGGTAGAAGAGGCAAAGAAGATTAATCCTGAGTATGAAGAAGGAGCATATATTCGTATAGATGTAACTCCTAAAGACTTTGGACGTACAGCGGCACAGACTGCAAAGCAAGTTTTAATTCAAAAGCTTCGTGAAGCGGAACGAGGTTCCATTTTTGATGAATTTTCCAGAAGAGAGGGAGATATCATTACCGGAACCGTAAAATGGAGTGAGTCAAAAACTATCTTTGTTGATTTAGGTAGAATTGAAGGAATTCTTCCTTCTACAGAACAAATTGAAGGGGAGTTTTTTGAAGCCAATCAAAAGATTAAGTGCTATATTTTAGAAGTCAGAAAAACAACTAAAGGTCCTGAAATTATACTCTCTCGTACACATCCCGGTTTGTTAAAGAGACTATTTGAACTGGAAGTTCCTGAAATTTATAGTGGTACTGTGGAAATTAAATCAGTAGTACGTGAAGCAGGATCGCGCTCTAAAATTGCTGTTTGTGCTATGGATCCAACTATAGACTCTGTGGGGGCATGTGTAGGACCTAAAGGACAGCGTGTTCAGAATATTGTTAATGAATTGCATGATGAAAAAATTGATATTGTACGTTGGGATGAAGATCCTGCCATTTATATTGCAAATGCATTGTCACCATCAAAAGTGGTTTCTGTATCGGTCTGGGAAGAAGATAAATCTTCTTATGTGATTGTGCCGGATTACCAGTTATCTTTAGCTATTGGTAAAGCAGGACAAAATGCTCGATTAGCAGCAAAACTGACTAATTGGAAGATTGATATTAAGAGTGAAACGCAGGCTTTGGAGGAAGGGCGTATTAGTGAGTCTATATCTGATGAGAATACGGGAATTCTTTCTGATATTGAAACTATAGAGTCTTTTGAGGGGAATGTATAA
- the rnpM gene encoding RNase P modulator RnpM yields the protein MKVKKIPMRKCVGSGVLKPKNELLRIVALPSGEIELDITGKKPGRGVYICNDIECFKKAYESHALEKALKRPVPREVYEDIRVAIENG from the coding sequence ATGAAGGTAAAGAAAATTCCAATGAGAAAGTGCGTTGGTAGTGGTGTTTTAAAACCGAAGAATGAACTTCTTCGAATTGTTGCACTTCCTTCCGGCGAAATAGAGTTGGATATAACAGGGAAAAAACCTGGACGCGGTGTATATATTTGTAATGATATTGAATGCTTTAAGAAGGCTTATGAATCCCATGCTCTTGAAAAAGCATTAAAAAGACCGGTGCCTAGAGAAGTATATGAGGACATACGAGTAGCAATAGAAAATGGATAA
- a CDS encoding bifunctional riboflavin kinase/FAD synthetase — translation MMKLYPSLEVAPKREPVVVALGFFDGLHIGHQRVIEEAKNIAREVSAKVCVITFYPHPRTVLMPSEHIYLLGNREEKIELLQNLKVDFGVLLTPTVSFLQMSPDSFLRLLDKNLELVGIVSGENFTFGREASGTVKNIKEYFKNRKIKISTIPLTSSAAINGDIISSTIIRKLLLQGQVKNANKLLGHAYSLRGKVVHGIRRGHDITGYPTVNLQTDSVQLIPKDGVYVTYVDLQNKRYLSVTNIGKNPTFENKECTIETFIMDFQGDLYEQDIRLTFIERLRGEIKFLSVGELIRQIQLDIEQANKYK, via the coding sequence ATGATGAAATTGTATCCCTCTTTAGAAGTAGCACCTAAGCGGGAACCCGTTGTAGTTGCACTGGGTTTTTTTGATGGGTTACATATAGGGCATCAACGTGTTATTGAAGAAGCAAAAAATATAGCTAGAGAAGTATCTGCTAAAGTTTGCGTTATTACGTTCTATCCACATCCCCGAACGGTATTGATGCCATCAGAACATATATATTTATTGGGGAATAGAGAAGAAAAAATTGAATTATTACAAAATTTAAAAGTGGATTTTGGAGTATTATTGACACCTACTGTGAGTTTTTTACAGATGTCTCCTGATTCTTTTTTGCGACTCTTAGATAAGAATTTAGAGCTTGTCGGAATCGTATCCGGGGAGAACTTTACTTTCGGGAGAGAAGCTTCAGGAACTGTTAAGAATATTAAAGAGTATTTTAAAAATAGAAAAATTAAAATTTCAACTATTCCTTTAACCTCTAGTGCAGCTATTAATGGAGATATCATATCAAGTACTATTATTAGAAAACTACTTTTGCAAGGCCAAGTTAAGAATGCAAATAAGTTATTAGGACATGCATATAGTCTGAGAGGTAAGGTGGTGCACGGGATTCGACGTGGACATGATATCACCGGTTATCCTACGGTAAATCTACAAACGGATTCTGTTCAATTAATACCGAAAGATGGGGTATATGTTACTTATGTAGATTTACAAAATAAGAGATATCTTTCTGTAACAAATATTGGAAAGAATCCTACTTTTGAGAATAAAGAATGTACCATAGAAACTTTTATTATGGACTTTCAAGGGGATTTATACGAACAGGATATACGATTAACTTTTATAGAAAGATTACGTGGAGAAATTAAGTTTTTATCAGTAGGTGAATTAATAAGACAAATTCAATTGGATATAGAACAAGCAAATAAATATAAATAA
- a CDS encoding lytic transglycosylase domain-containing protein codes for MGKVVKNTDNNVKNIYKINNRYISPYGKKSIKVFTFFLALLCLLFLIIFKTNHYQPSKEVKQLIMINSEKYKLQPEFLQAVIAVESKYNERAVSHIGAIGVMQLVPETAKWISEESGIPYGDLKKPEINIPLGAWYLRYLLDKYDGNLELALAAYNAGRGNVDEWIETKQWPRDFNDIQQIPFPETREFVKLVIQTKEELKEEIRENLNNSD; via the coding sequence ATGGGGAAAGTAGTTAAAAATACAGATAACAATGTAAAAAATATATATAAGATAAATAATAGATATATATCACCTTATGGGAAAAAGAGTATTAAGGTTTTTACTTTTTTTCTTGCTTTACTGTGTTTGCTGTTTTTAATTATTTTTAAAACAAACCATTATCAACCAAGTAAAGAAGTAAAACAATTAATCATGATTAATTCAGAGAAATACAAATTACAACCGGAGTTTTTACAAGCAGTAATTGCGGTTGAAAGTAAGTATAATGAACGGGCAGTTTCTCATATAGGAGCTATTGGGGTTATGCAGCTTGTGCCGGAAACAGCTAAATGGATTTCAGAAGAAAGTGGAATTCCTTATGGAGATTTAAAGAAACCGGAGATTAATATTCCATTGGGAGCATGGTATTTACGATATTTATTAGATAAATATGACGGAAACTTAGAACTGGCATTGGCTGCATATAATGCCGGTAGAGGCAATGTGGATGAGTGGATAGAAACGAAACAGTGGCCACGAGACTTTAATGATATTCAACAAATTCCGTTTCCTGAAACACGTGAGTTTGTGAAGTTAGTGATACAAACGAAAGAAGAATTAAAAGAAGAAATAAGAGAAAATTTAAACAATAGTGATTAG
- the infB gene encoding translation initiation factor IF-2 — protein MQKYRVYELAKMLGKTNEEIITTLQKNNINVKTNFNSVGEKEKELLENVFKPQDSKKPAQKTVRTVRFDQQGKPTGKKRDTTRHSSYSSYKVEEPKEQKKESRKDIVRNEDKRMVSTREARNIDRSSMRRDNQHRHMERKTGEGKNVRYNNSRDNDSRRDFRDKNRTEKDNRDSFKSKAKGGFSDRKRSSAPIEMRAPEPVDVPRRARGGKKKTKKDYEKSRREREGGSLMARSLNQAHQKKRIQEKKTVVYPTEVSVPLIVTVKELADLFKREVGEVIKKLMAGGVMATINQNLDRDTVEILAEEFGVTLLEPQQEADLTAYTPEADDPHFLKPRPPVVTIMGHVDHGKTTLLDALRSTDVALHEAGGITQGIGAYQIRYQNHKITFLDTPGHEAFTAMRTRGAQVTDIAVIIVAADDGVMPQTVEAIHHAKAAKVPIMVAINKIDKPGANPDHIKEELSREGLISEEWGGDVIMVPISAKKKIGLEELLENILLVAEMEELKANPNREAYGVVVEAQLDKGRGPVMNVLVNNGTLRVGDSILAGKCWGRVRAMTNEKGRRMKNAEPSMPVEILGMNSVPQAGDHFYVMDEKQARSIAELRTTRAKEEEQAQFQKVTLDNIFEKIKEGEMKELAVIIKADVQGSVEALSQSLLGIKSEEVRISIVHAAAGAISESDIMLAEASNALIIGFNVRPDANARKLAEQDNVDIRLYRVIYDAIDDVKDAMTGMLTPKVREVVLGHGEIRQVIHTPKIIVAGVYVTEGKITNNCQIRLVRDGIVIHEGKIGSLRRFKDDVKEVTEGFECGLSLADYRDVKEGDHVESFIMEETAAELK, from the coding sequence ATGCAGAAATATAGAGTGTATGAGTTAGCCAAAATGTTGGGTAAAACTAATGAAGAAATTATTACCACATTACAAAAAAATAATATTAATGTAAAAACAAATTTTAACAGTGTAGGAGAAAAAGAAAAAGAACTTCTTGAGAATGTGTTTAAACCACAGGATTCAAAGAAACCTGCGCAAAAAACAGTTCGTACAGTTCGCTTTGATCAACAAGGTAAACCTACAGGGAAAAAACGTGATACAACACGTCACAGCTCCTATTCTTCTTACAAAGTAGAAGAACCCAAAGAACAAAAGAAAGAGAGCCGTAAGGACATTGTGAGAAATGAAGATAAACGCATGGTTTCGACAAGAGAAGCAAGAAATATAGATAGATCATCGATGCGTAGGGATAACCAACACCGCCATATGGAACGTAAAACAGGTGAAGGGAAAAATGTAAGATATAATAATTCTCGTGATAATGATTCTCGTCGGGATTTTAGAGATAAAAACCGTACAGAAAAAGATAATCGAGATAGTTTTAAGAGTAAAGCGAAGGGCGGATTCTCTGATAGAAAACGTAGTTCAGCTCCTATAGAAATGCGAGCTCCTGAGCCGGTAGATGTACCAAGAAGAGCAAGGGGCGGAAAAAAGAAAACCAAGAAAGATTATGAAAAGAGTCGTAGAGAGAGAGAGGGCGGTTCTTTGATGGCACGCTCTTTAAATCAGGCACATCAAAAGAAACGTATCCAGGAAAAGAAGACTGTAGTTTATCCTACAGAAGTTAGTGTTCCTCTTATTGTGACTGTTAAAGAGTTAGCAGATCTTTTTAAACGAGAAGTAGGAGAAGTTATAAAAAAACTGATGGCTGGCGGTGTTATGGCTACCATTAATCAGAATTTGGATAGAGATACAGTTGAGATTCTAGCAGAAGAATTTGGGGTTACTTTATTAGAGCCTCAACAGGAAGCGGATTTAACTGCATATACGCCGGAAGCAGATGATCCCCATTTCTTAAAACCACGACCACCGGTAGTAACCATTATGGGACACGTTGATCATGGTAAGACTACTTTGTTGGATGCTCTTCGCTCTACCGATGTAGCTTTACATGAAGCCGGCGGGATTACACAAGGTATTGGCGCTTATCAAATACGTTATCAAAATCATAAGATTACGTTCCTTGACACACCGGGGCATGAGGCTTTTACCGCTATGCGTACTCGTGGTGCTCAAGTTACAGATATTGCCGTAATTATTGTAGCCGCAGATGATGGTGTTATGCCACAAACTGTAGAAGCTATTCATCATGCTAAAGCCGCTAAAGTACCGATTATGGTAGCTATTAACAAAATTGATAAACCGGGGGCAAATCCGGACCATATTAAGGAAGAACTTTCTAGAGAAGGTTTAATTTCTGAAGAATGGGGCGGAGATGTAATTATGGTTCCGATTTCTGCTAAGAAAAAGATAGGATTGGAAGAACTTCTCGAAAATATTCTTTTAGTAGCAGAAATGGAAGAGTTAAAAGCAAACCCGAATCGTGAAGCTTATGGTGTAGTAGTGGAAGCACAGTTGGATAAAGGTAGAGGTCCTGTAATGAATGTATTAGTTAATAACGGTACACTCCGAGTAGGAGATAGCATTCTTGCAGGTAAGTGTTGGGGACGTGTTCGTGCGATGACTAATGAAAAAGGTCGACGTATGAAAAATGCAGAACCTTCTATGCCTGTAGAAATTTTGGGGATGAATAGCGTACCACAAGCAGGCGATCATTTTTATGTTATGGACGAAAAGCAAGCAAGATCTATTGCTGAACTTCGTACAACTCGTGCTAAGGAAGAAGAACAAGCACAATTCCAAAAGGTCACCTTGGATAATATTTTTGAAAAGATTAAAGAAGGCGAAATGAAAGAATTAGCTGTTATTATAAAAGCAGATGTACAGGGGTCTGTAGAAGCACTGTCTCAATCCTTATTAGGAATTAAGAGTGAAGAAGTTAGAATTTCGATTGTTCATGCGGCAGCGGGGGCCATCAGTGAGTCTGATATTATGTTGGCAGAAGCTTCTAATGCATTGATTATAGGATTTAATGTTCGCCCCGATGCAAATGCACGTAAGTTGGCAGAACAAGATAATGTTGATATTCGTTTATATCGTGTTATTTATGATGCGATTGATGATGTTAAAGATGCAATGACCGGTATGCTCACACCTAAAGTGAGAGAAGTGGTACTTGGACATGGTGAAATTAGACAAGTTATTCATACACCGAAAATTATTGTTGCAGGTGTATATGTAACGGAAGGTAAGATAACCAATAATTGCCAGATTCGTTTGGTAAGAGATGGAATTGTTATTCATGAAGGAAAGATAGGGTCTCTTCGTAGATTCAAAGATGATGTAAAAGAAGTTACCGAAGGATTTGAATGCGGACTTTCATTAGCGGATTATCGTGATGTAAAAGAGGGCGATCATGTAGAATCTTTCATCATGGAGGAAACTGCAGCAGAGTTGAAATAA